In Flavobacterium gelatinilyticum, a genomic segment contains:
- a CDS encoding nitroreductase family protein — translation MNLIENLKWRYAAKAYNNIKVTEEKVDQILEAINLSASSCGLQSYRVFVVSNPEIQKKLGADSYNGQISSCSHLLVFAAFTDMTSSYIDDYIAMTEKQRGLDAGALSGFRNGLHSYFSAINAEQKALWAAKQAYIALGTALIAAAELRVDATPIEGFNAATIDEVLGLKEKGLHSTVILALGYRDSEKDYMAAAKKVRLPIDEMITKVY, via the coding sequence ATGAATTTGATAGAAAATTTAAAGTGGCGCTACGCCGCAAAAGCTTACAATAACATTAAAGTAACAGAAGAAAAGGTCGATCAGATCTTAGAGGCTATAAATCTTTCAGCATCTTCTTGTGGTCTGCAATCTTATCGTGTTTTTGTTGTAAGTAATCCAGAAATCCAAAAGAAATTAGGTGCCGATTCGTACAATGGACAGATTAGCTCTTGCTCTCATTTGTTGGTTTTTGCTGCATTCACTGACATGACTTCGAGTTACATTGACGATTACATAGCAATGACAGAAAAACAAAGAGGTCTTGATGCTGGTGCCTTATCAGGATTTAGAAATGGACTTCATTCCTATTTCAGCGCTATTAACGCAGAACAAAAAGCTCTTTGGGCAGCCAAACAGGCTTATATTGCACTGGGAACTGCACTTATTGCTGCTGCAGAATTGAGAGTGGACGCCACTCCTATCGAAGGATTTAATGCTGCCACTATCGATGAGGTTTTAGGTTTGAAAGAAAAAGGGCTGCATTCTACTGTTATCCTCGCTCTAGGATATCGGGATTCGGAAAAAGACTATATGGCAGCTGCCAAAAAAGTTCGTTTACCTATAGATGAAATGATAACTAAAGTTTACTAA
- a CDS encoding DUF1852 domain-containing protein: MKANTQEDRGIDEKQDIENIQNTIQNDFEFTLKSTCLDENYHPSSQTRLTTNFANLARGANRQQNLRNALNMINNRFNALAYSDNPKADRYLVELEIITVTMRIDDKNGINNLPLIEVLKTNIFDRKTSQHIEGIAGNNFSSYVRDYDFSILLIEHNKNKSDFCIPENFGDLHGKLYKCFVSSAAYKEHFKMPPVICLSVSGSKTYTRTEYQHPVLGFEYQQDQYSITDEYFSKMGLKVRFFMPPNSVAPMAFYHSGDLLADYTDLGLISSISTMETFQKIYRPEIYNANSVAGKIYQPSLKHEDYSLTRVVYDREERSRMAVEQGKYAEEHFIKPYKSLLEQWSANFIL; the protein is encoded by the coding sequence ATGAAAGCGAACACACAAGAAGATAGGGGAATAGACGAAAAGCAGGATATTGAAAACATCCAGAATACAATCCAGAATGATTTTGAATTCACACTAAAAAGCACTTGTTTAGATGAAAACTATCACCCCTCAAGTCAAACGCGTCTGACAACCAATTTTGCAAACCTGGCTAGAGGAGCTAATCGCCAACAAAACTTACGTAATGCCTTAAATATGATTAACAATCGATTCAATGCATTGGCTTATTCGGATAATCCAAAAGCGGATCGTTACCTTGTAGAACTTGAAATCATCACAGTAACGATGCGTATTGATGATAAGAATGGTATTAACAATCTGCCGTTGATTGAAGTTTTAAAAACGAATATTTTTGATCGTAAAACCAGCCAGCACATCGAAGGTATTGCTGGGAATAATTTTTCTTCTTACGTACGTGATTATGATTTCAGTATTTTATTGATCGAGCACAATAAAAATAAATCTGATTTTTGTATTCCTGAAAATTTTGGTGATTTGCACGGAAAACTTTATAAGTGCTTTGTGAGTTCAGCTGCTTATAAAGAGCACTTTAAGATGCCGCCAGTCATTTGTCTAAGTGTATCGGGCAGCAAAACTTATACTCGAACTGAGTATCAGCACCCCGTTCTGGGTTTTGAGTACCAGCAGGATCAGTATTCCATCACTGATGAATATTTCTCTAAAATGGGCTTAAAAGTTCGTTTTTTCATGCCTCCGAACAGTGTTGCACCGATGGCTTTTTATCATTCCGGAGATCTACTTGCAGATTATACTGATCTTGGACTAATCAGCTCAATCAGCACAATGGAGACTTTCCAGAAAATTTATCGCCCTGAAATTTACAATGCAAATTCAGTTGCTGGGAAAATCTATCAACCTAGTCTTAAACACGAAGATTATTCACTGACCCGCGTGGTTTATGACCGAGAAGAGCGCAGCCGAATGGCTGTTGAACAGGGTAAATACGCAGAAGAGCATTTCATTAAACCTTACAAAAGTCTTTTGGAACAATGGTCTGCTAATTTTATTCTTTAA
- a CDS encoding bile acid:sodium symporter family protein, whose product MKKLLELLKKAGFDGFLLMIAAMILMAYFLPKPGLVKEPVSLEEIANAGVSLIFLFYGMRLSVEKLKAGLSNWKMHIVVQLTTFLFFPLIVLAFRPLFVNNGFELLWLGVFFLAALPSTVSSSVVMVSIAKGNIPAAIFNASISSLIGVVVTPLWVGLFIASATGDFDVTQIGLKLILQVLLPVIIGISLNPRFGAIAEKYKKQLKYFDQAVILTIIYTSFCKSFSEHLFEGFTGLELAGLAAGMMALFFAVFFCVGLLSRLLGFSDEDRITVLFCGSKKSLVHGTVMSKVLFQYSTITGIVLLPLMLYHALQLIAASIIAQGMARRKEVQF is encoded by the coding sequence TTGAAGAAATTATTAGAATTATTAAAAAAAGCAGGTTTCGACGGTTTCCTGTTAATGATAGCCGCCATGATTCTGATGGCTTATTTTTTACCAAAGCCAGGCTTGGTCAAAGAACCTGTTTCGTTGGAGGAGATTGCTAATGCCGGTGTTTCCTTGATTTTCTTGTTTTATGGCATGCGGCTAAGTGTTGAGAAACTAAAAGCTGGACTTTCCAACTGGAAAATGCACATTGTTGTCCAGTTGACAACCTTTTTATTTTTCCCGCTTATTGTTCTGGCATTTCGTCCGTTGTTTGTCAATAACGGCTTCGAACTGCTTTGGCTGGGTGTATTTTTCCTGGCAGCTTTACCGTCTACAGTATCCTCTTCCGTTGTCATGGTTTCCATCGCCAAGGGAAACATTCCAGCAGCTATTTTCAATGCGAGTATTTCCAGTTTGATTGGCGTAGTGGTTACGCCGCTTTGGGTTGGGTTGTTCATTGCTTCTGCGACAGGTGATTTTGATGTCACCCAAATCGGCTTAAAGTTGATTTTGCAAGTCTTGCTGCCTGTCATCATTGGCATAAGCCTCAATCCCCGTTTCGGCGCTATTGCCGAAAAATACAAGAAACAGCTCAAATATTTCGATCAGGCAGTTATTCTAACGATTATTTACACATCGTTTTGCAAGTCATTTTCTGAACATCTTTTCGAAGGCTTCACCGGTCTTGAACTTGCTGGACTAGCTGCGGGGATGATGGCGTTGTTTTTTGCCGTATTCTTTTGTGTGGGACTACTCAGCCGCCTGCTTGGTTTTTCAGATGAAGACCGTATTACTGTCTTATTCTGCGGGTCTAAAAAGTCATTGGTACACGGCACCGTTATGTCAAAAGTACTTTTTCAGTACAGTACTATCACAGGCATCGTATTGCTGCCGCTCATGCTTTATCATGCCTTGCAATTGATTGCTGCAAGTATCATAGCCCAGGGTATGGCTCGACGAAAAGAAGTACAGTTTTAA
- a CDS encoding Lrp/AsnC family transcriptional regulator has product MEQIDDIDLQLLNILHDNSKYTVKELAKMVNLSASPVFERIKRLENSGYIKKYIALLDAEKLNRGFIVFCNIKLKQHDRNIGNQFVSDIMKIEEVVECYNISGDYDFLMKVSAKDMKHYQDFVFNKLGSVESIGSTQSTFVMSEIKNMYG; this is encoded by the coding sequence ATGGAGCAGATAGATGATATTGATCTTCAGTTACTAAATATACTGCATGATAATTCTAAGTATACAGTAAAAGAGCTTGCTAAGATGGTTAATCTTTCGGCATCGCCTGTTTTTGAGCGAATTAAAAGATTAGAAAACAGTGGATATATTAAGAAGTATATAGCACTCCTTGATGCAGAAAAATTAAACAGGGGATTTATTGTTTTCTGTAATATCAAACTTAAACAACACGATCGTAATATTGGAAATCAATTTGTTAGTGATATTATGAAAATAGAAGAAGTTGTAGAATGTTATAATATCTCAGGTGATTACGATTTTTTAATGAAAGTTTCTGCCAAAGACATGAAGCATTATCAGGATTTTGTGTTTAATAAATTGGGATCAGTTGAAAGTATAGGGAGTACCCAAAGTACCTTTGTTATGTCGGAGATAAAAAATATGTATGGATAG
- a CDS encoding methionine synthase, translating to MKKLLLPTSIVGSLPKPAWLAPPEKLWSPWKLEGDQLLEGKQDALRISLQEQQLADLDIICDGEQTRQHFVTTFIEHLSGVDFENRKTVKIRNRYDASVPVVVGEVARQKAVFAEDAKFLRKQTNKPIKWALPGPLTMVDTLYDDHYKSREKLAWEFAKALNEEARELQDAGVDIIQFDEPAFNVFFDEVNDWGMAALERAIEGLHCQTAVHICYGYGIQANTDWKKTLGSEWRQYEEIFPKIQKSKIDVVSLECHNSNVPLNLMELVRGKKVMVGAIDVATNTIETPEEVADTLRKALEFVDAENLYPSTNCGMAPLSRNVARGKLSALSAGAEIIRKELGI from the coding sequence ATGAAGAAATTATTATTACCCACCTCTATTGTTGGAAGTTTACCCAAACCTGCCTGGCTTGCACCACCCGAAAAACTTTGGTCACCATGGAAATTAGAGGGTGATCAGCTGCTTGAAGGAAAACAAGATGCATTGCGCATTTCTTTGCAGGAACAACAATTGGCAGATCTAGATATCATTTGTGACGGCGAGCAGACTCGCCAGCATTTTGTGACGACTTTTATCGAGCATTTAAGCGGTGTAGATTTTGAAAATCGTAAAACAGTAAAAATCCGTAACCGTTACGACGCGAGTGTTCCAGTGGTGGTAGGTGAGGTTGCACGTCAAAAAGCAGTTTTTGCTGAAGATGCTAAATTTTTACGTAAACAGACTAATAAACCTATAAAATGGGCATTGCCAGGTCCGCTGACAATGGTAGATACCTTGTACGACGACCATTATAAAAGCCGGGAAAAGCTGGCGTGGGAATTTGCAAAAGCACTCAATGAAGAAGCAAGAGAACTTCAGGACGCAGGAGTAGATATTATCCAGTTTGATGAACCTGCATTTAATGTGTTCTTTGATGAAGTAAACGATTGGGGAATGGCAGCATTAGAAAGAGCCATTGAAGGTTTACATTGTCAAACTGCGGTTCATATTTGCTATGGTTATGGAATACAGGCAAATACTGATTGGAAAAAGACATTAGGTTCAGAGTGGCGGCAATACGAAGAAATTTTTCCGAAAATTCAAAAGTCTAAAATTGATGTGGTGTCTTTAGAATGTCACAACTCCAATGTGCCTTTAAATTTAATGGAACTTGTTCGCGGTAAAAAAGTGATGGTTGGTGCTATCGATGTGGCAACGAACACTATCGAAACACCAGAAGAAGTCGCTGATACCCTGCGTAAAGCTCTTGAGTTTGTAGATGCCGAAAATCTTTATCCTTCGACAAACTGCGGTATGGCACCGCTATCTCGAAACGTAGCTAGAGGCAAATTAAGTGCTTTAAGCGCAGGAGCAGAAATTATACGTAAAGAACTTGGGATTTAG
- a CDS encoding TolC family protein produces the protein MIKKVSLVLLILSSISGYSQEKNESTIEINLQQAVELGLKNRYDIQSHKYNVDLNQNEISKSKKEWLPEISSTGSVIYNTQIQQAYVPAGFSPNGQPALFPFSPDNHTSFSLELNQPIFKPGIGTDVKISKNKLELSKEKNRADEDIIKEQITLAYYNVTLKELQQKIAINEEMRYKQYADLNDGKFKAGTLIETDNMKAKLDYENAKVETQKAKQNYGLALAKLKYEINVSDNTAITLSESLDSASYGKLNETMLSASDTNKRTEIKQLIIKKEGLKLELDRTRQAAIPTVSLVANFTEHFQYSNFDYSLGQWWTPYSYVGMQFKIPISSNIKNQNEIHERKMQIAQNELDLKQKTADVSYEILKSQTEVFNAQQNMQMTKNNYELSEKIFNYQKQQFELGSRLYSDILETERTLRQSEQNYIQSVYDYLSANVSHQKAIGAF, from the coding sequence ATGATAAAAAAAGTTTCACTAGTTCTATTGATCCTGAGTTCAATTTCAGGATATTCACAAGAAAAAAACGAGAGCACTATAGAAATAAATCTACAGCAGGCTGTAGAATTAGGTTTGAAGAACCGATATGATATACAATCCCATAAATACAATGTCGATCTAAACCAGAATGAAATTTCTAAATCCAAAAAAGAATGGCTTCCAGAAATTTCATCTACTGGAAGCGTAATCTATAATACTCAGATCCAGCAGGCTTATGTCCCTGCGGGCTTTTCTCCTAACGGACAGCCGGCCCTCTTCCCGTTCTCGCCTGATAACCACACCTCTTTCAGCCTAGAGCTGAATCAGCCGATTTTCAAACCGGGCATAGGAACTGATGTAAAAATCTCCAAAAATAAATTAGAACTGTCCAAAGAAAAAAACAGGGCTGATGAGGACATCATTAAAGAGCAAATTACGCTGGCCTATTATAATGTTACCCTTAAAGAGCTACAGCAGAAAATTGCTATCAATGAAGAGATGCGCTACAAGCAGTATGCTGATTTGAATGATGGGAAATTTAAAGCCGGCACATTAATCGAAACTGACAATATGAAAGCCAAACTGGATTATGAAAATGCAAAAGTGGAAACACAGAAAGCAAAACAAAACTACGGACTGGCTTTGGCAAAATTGAAATATGAGATAAACGTTTCTGACAATACTGCCATTACACTTTCAGAATCTTTGGATTCAGCAAGTTATGGCAAACTAAATGAAACAATGCTGTCTGCTTCGGATACCAACAAACGTACGGAGATAAAACAGCTTATTATCAAAAAGGAAGGCCTTAAGCTTGAACTGGATAGGACAAGACAGGCTGCTATTCCTACAGTTTCACTCGTTGCCAACTTTACGGAACATTTTCAATACTCTAATTTTGATTACAGTTTAGGCCAATGGTGGACTCCCTACAGCTATGTCGGAATGCAGTTTAAAATTCCCATCAGTTCCAACATAAAAAATCAGAATGAAATCCATGAGAGAAAAATGCAGATTGCTCAAAATGAACTGGATTTAAAGCAGAAAACGGCTGATGTGAGCTATGAAATACTAAAATCTCAAACGGAAGTTTTTAATGCACAGCAGAATATGCAGATGACGAAAAACAACTACGAGCTGTCTGAGAAAATCTTCAATTACCAAAAACAACAGTTTGAACTCGGCTCCCGCCTTTACAGCGATATTCTGGAAACAGAAAGAACACTACGACAATCGGAACAGAACTACATACAGTCTGTATATGATTATTTATCGGCAAATGTTAGTCATCAAAAGGCCATTGGTGCATTTTAG